In a genomic window of Helianthus annuus cultivar XRQ/B chromosome 10, HanXRQr2.0-SUNRISE, whole genome shotgun sequence:
- the LOC110881253 gene encoding protein PXR1-like, translating into MVLKNNGEFANLSLSKFIEKLEVQEMEQRKMEKMKNYNGDQDIDSTVEDEMAYVYYESQQYSLKKKEEEPVAKEEASEKAPIFDHSSDEESDDDSEEIRKIEFYKREFSPDRYNLYFAGKMEEINERQAAKKKNHKAATVKEKDDSDDENGRAVKKQFKETPVIKIEKEADTEKMPEKIYPTVEGMKAFEEEKPEVKNSGNLKCFYKGQIPTS; encoded by the exons atggTTTTGAAAAATAATGGTGAATTTGCGAATCTATCGCTGAGCAAGtttattgaaaagcttgaagttcaagagatggaacaacggaagATGGAGAAAATGAAGAATTATAATGGTGATCAAGACATTG ATTCAACTGTTGAAGATGAAATGGCGTATGTTTATTATGAATCTCAGCAATACAGTCttaaaaagaaagaagaagaaccagTTGCAAAAGAAGAGGCTTCAGAAAAAGCACCTATCTTTGATCACTCatcagatgaagagagtgatgatgACAGTGAAGAAATTCGAAAAATTGAATTTTATAAAAGAGAATTTTCACCTGATAGATATAATTTGTATTTTGCAGGTAAAATGGAAGAGATCAATGAAAGACAAGCTGCGAAAAAGAAGAATCATAAAGCAGCAACTGTTAAAGAaaaagatgatagtgatgatgaaaaTGGTCGAGCCGTAAAGAAGCAGTTTAAAGAAACTCCAGTTATCAAGATTGAGAAGGAAGCTGATACTGAAAAGATGCCTGAGAA gatttatcctacaGTAGAAGGCATGAAAGCGTTTGAAGAGGAGAAACCTGAAGTAAAGAATAGCG